Proteins found in one Maridesulfovibrio sp. genomic segment:
- the phoU gene encoding phosphate signaling complex protein PhoU produces MEQRAHFVKKMDDLKVQVLRMSSMAETALQNSVKALAESNAELAEDIIMNDIKINELEYELDEYNLGLLALDQPMARDLRFIVGSMRISSNLERIGDQAVNLSHRAVFLSTRPPLPFNQLLDRMSTIAIEMVSKAVKAFADEDHVLAAEVCGMDNEADGLSVRILKGLIENMVSETRIVERGVHLIMAASHLERIADQATNIAESVIFITQGVNIKHQCKG; encoded by the coding sequence ATGGAGCAGCGTGCCCACTTTGTTAAAAAAATGGATGACCTGAAAGTTCAGGTCCTCAGGATGTCCAGCATGGCAGAAACGGCTCTGCAAAATTCAGTAAAAGCTTTGGCGGAAAGTAATGCCGAACTGGCTGAAGACATCATCATGAATGATATCAAAATCAATGAGCTTGAGTATGAGCTTGATGAATATAATCTGGGACTGCTGGCTCTTGATCAGCCCATGGCCCGGGATTTGCGTTTTATCGTAGGGTCCATGCGTATCAGCAGCAATCTCGAGCGGATAGGTGATCAGGCGGTTAATCTTTCACACCGGGCGGTTTTTTTGAGCACTCGCCCTCCGCTCCCATTTAACCAGTTGCTGGACCGCATGAGCACCATTGCGATTGAAATGGTTTCCAAGGCGGTTAAAGCTTTCGCGGATGAAGATCACGTACTTGCTGCAGAAGTATGCGGCATGGATAATGAGGCAGATGGTCTCAGTGTTCGGATTCTTAAGGGACTTATCGAGAACATGGTCTCTGAAACAAGAATTGTTGAGCGTGGTGTCCATTTGATCATGGCTGCCAGCCATCTGGAGCGTATTGCGGACCAGGCTACCAATATTGCCGAATCAGTTATTTTTATTACTCAGGGCGTCAATATCAAGCATCAATGCAAAGGCTAA
- the pstB gene encoding phosphate ABC transporter ATP-binding protein PstB: protein MGQAVKIASKNLDFYYGDFKALEDISMDFEENRVTALIGPSGCGKSTFLRCLNRMNDLIPGTRVDGDLTLDDEDIYAQGLDVVTLRRRVGMVFQKPNPFPKSIFENVAYGLRVNGIKDKEFVAHKVEESLKGGALWDEVKDRLHASALGLSGGQQQRLCIARALAVEPEILLMDEPASALDPIATQKIEDLIHELKKNFTIIIVTHSMQQAARVSDQTAFFYMGRLIETGKTETMFTKPKNKQTEDYITGRFG, encoded by the coding sequence ATGGGGCAAGCTGTTAAAATCGCTTCCAAAAATCTTGACTTTTATTATGGTGACTTCAAGGCTCTTGAAGATATTTCCATGGATTTCGAAGAAAACAGGGTTACCGCGCTTATCGGCCCTTCCGGTTGCGGTAAAAGTACTTTTCTACGTTGTCTGAACAGAATGAATGATCTTATTCCCGGAACACGTGTAGACGGCGATCTCACCCTAGATGATGAAGATATTTACGCTCAGGGATTGGACGTGGTTACTCTCAGAAGGCGTGTGGGCATGGTTTTTCAGAAGCCCAACCCCTTTCCTAAATCCATATTTGAAAATGTCGCTTACGGTCTGCGTGTGAATGGCATTAAAGATAAAGAGTTCGTAGCCCACAAGGTAGAGGAAAGTCTCAAGGGCGGCGCTCTTTGGGATGAAGTGAAAGACCGCCTGCATGCTTCCGCGCTCGGACTTTCCGGCGGTCAGCAGCAGAGGCTGTGTATTGCCCGCGCTCTTGCAGTTGAGCCTGAAATCCTGCTCATGGATGAGCCCGCTTCAGCCCTTGATCCCATTGCGACCCAGAAGATTGAGGACTTGATTCACGAACTTAAAAAGAATTTTACCATTATTATTGTGACCCATTCCATGCAGCAGGCTGCGCGTGTGTCCGATCAGACCGCATTCTTTTATATGGGGCGCCTCATCGAAACCGGTAAGACGGAAACCATGTTTACCAAGCCTAAAAACAAGCAGACTGAAGATTATATCACAGGTAGATTCGGTTAA
- a CDS encoding AMIN domain-containing protein gives MKMKFRPFTAFLLILLLLAGVCTSLFHMGFFDAFFTDEVAEIQQQGEGPVVRREVSNLVLPLEDSGDETVQDESGLKETDIKTENKPAEEYTAEKKEQEKADIVVPAVVDEKAAPEDKSAPGDKSAPEDKPASKPESVNREKADSPKPLSAKGFVKGLSSVCNMPKVEIKIALSSAAGKINWFNLDKPRRLVVDLYGKWENKTKSLYRIKNCPIQKVVLGEHPDKLRLVIYLDHESLSAKLKPVIQRHDKEVVLRLDF, from the coding sequence ATGAAAATGAAATTTCGTCCTTTTACGGCTTTCCTGCTGATTCTCCTGCTGCTTGCGGGAGTCTGCACGTCCCTTTTTCATATGGGGTTTTTCGATGCTTTTTTTACTGATGAAGTAGCAGAAATTCAGCAGCAGGGAGAAGGTCCGGTTGTCCGGCGCGAGGTGAGCAATCTTGTTTTGCCGTTGGAGGATTCTGGAGATGAGACTGTTCAGGATGAGAGCGGTCTTAAAGAGACCGACATAAAGACTGAAAACAAGCCTGCGGAAGAATATACAGCGGAAAAGAAAGAGCAGGAAAAGGCCGATATAGTCGTTCCTGCTGTGGTAGATGAAAAGGCTGCCCCGGAAGATAAGTCTGCCCCGGGAGATAAGTCTGCCCCGGAAGATAAGCCTGCTTCCAAGCCGGAGTCTGTGAACCGGGAGAAGGCTGATTCCCCAAAACCCTTATCTGCCAAAGGTTTTGTAAAAGGATTGAGCTCTGTCTGTAACATGCCAAAAGTCGAAATAAAGATTGCGCTTTCTTCGGCTGCGGGAAAAATAAACTGGTTCAATCTTGATAAGCCGCGCCGACTGGTAGTGGATCTGTATGGGAAATGGGAGAACAAGACTAAGTCCCTGTATCGCATAAAGAATTGCCCGATTCAGAAGGTCGTCCTAGGCGAACACCCTGATAAATTGCGTCTGGTTATCTATCTTGACCATGAGAGCCTCTCTGCAAAGCTCAAGCCGGTAATCCAAAGGCATGATAAAGAGGTTGTCCTACGCCTTGATTTTTGA
- a CDS encoding glycogen/starch/alpha-glucan phosphorylase translates to MPKDIKDFLNEIGGMDVDSLENCVCRHHLSNLGRDYGRTDIFSLYQALAYTLRDRLVGNWIKTQQSYYNQRAKSVYYLSLEFLTGKSLASNTLSLGVEKEVVEVLDRFGVSLEETENAEADAGLGNGGLGRLASCFLDSMASLGISGYGYGIRYEYGIFKQAIENGEQVEAPDDWLHTGNPWEFNRKGFMFTVRLYGREEQFTHEDGSIRHRWADSAKVMAVPVDMLIPGYRNENVINMRLWEAQPARRFNFDLFNSGDYIRSMEDAVRSQTISKVLYPNDRLSEGRELRLVQQYFFVSATIQDMMRRFKKLKLDFSELPNRAVVQLNETHPAIAIPELMRILIDEKMLNWDQAWRICRRTFAYTNHTVMPEALEKWPLDMMRNVLPRHVSIIFEINRRFMEDVKARFPGDEDRLKRMSIIEDCEFPQVRMAWLAVVGSFTVNGVSSLHGELIKKNIFQDFVEMFPGRFISVTNGITPRRWLRQCNQSLSKLITETIGEEWVTDLDQLSKLAPLADDPDFQKRWYECKLKEKKRLVDYARNEYGLYMPADWMYDVHVKRIHEYKRQLLNVLHAITLYCRLKRNPNSVAVPRLKIFAGKAAPGYFLAKRIIRLINAVGAVVNSDPAVNHKLRIVFMPNYRVSQAERIIPATDLSEQISLAGTEASGTGNMKFALNGALTIGTLDGANIEIMEEVGREHMFIFGMDADEVETRKQNGYNPSEIASADQELGEVLHYIGDGTFSEGDRELFRPILDALFNGGDQYMVLADYRDYVDAQDRVDKLWLDRSGWLRSSILNTAGSGYFSSDRAIMDYARNVWGIRPMDMEK, encoded by the coding sequence ATGCCTAAAGATATTAAAGATTTTTTAAATGAAATAGGTGGAATGGATGTTGATTCTCTTGAAAACTGCGTCTGCCGCCATCATCTTTCCAATCTGGGGCGTGATTATGGCCGCACGGATATTTTCTCTCTCTATCAGGCTCTTGCTTATACTTTGCGGGACCGTCTGGTCGGTAATTGGATTAAAACCCAGCAGTCTTATTATAATCAGCGAGCCAAAAGCGTTTATTATCTTTCACTTGAGTTTTTGACCGGTAAATCTCTGGCCAGCAATACCTTGAGCCTTGGGGTGGAAAAGGAAGTGGTTGAGGTCCTCGATAGGTTCGGGGTTTCCCTTGAGGAAACTGAAAACGCGGAAGCGGATGCCGGGCTGGGGAATGGCGGATTGGGGCGTCTTGCATCGTGTTTTCTCGATTCCATGGCCAGTCTTGGAATTTCCGGTTACGGTTACGGAATCAGGTACGAGTACGGAATTTTCAAACAGGCAATTGAAAACGGTGAGCAGGTTGAAGCCCCGGACGATTGGCTGCATACCGGTAATCCCTGGGAATTCAACCGCAAAGGTTTCATGTTTACGGTCCGGCTCTATGGACGTGAGGAACAGTTCACACACGAGGATGGATCTATCCGGCACCGGTGGGCGGACAGCGCCAAGGTCATGGCTGTCCCGGTGGATATGCTTATTCCGGGATACAGAAACGAAAATGTGATCAATATGCGACTCTGGGAGGCCCAGCCTGCAAGGCGTTTTAATTTCGACCTCTTCAACAGCGGTGATTACATTCGGTCCATGGAAGACGCGGTTCGTTCCCAGACGATTTCCAAGGTGCTCTATCCTAATGACCGGCTGAGTGAAGGGCGAGAGCTACGTCTTGTGCAGCAGTATTTTTTCGTCTCGGCTACGATTCAGGATATGATGCGCCGGTTTAAAAAACTGAAGCTTGATTTTTCCGAGCTGCCCAACCGGGCGGTAGTTCAGCTTAATGAAACCCATCCGGCTATCGCCATCCCGGAACTTATGCGTATCCTCATCGATGAAAAAATGCTGAACTGGGATCAGGCATGGCGCATCTGCCGCAGAACATTTGCCTACACCAATCACACGGTAATGCCTGAAGCCCTTGAAAAATGGCCTTTGGACATGATGCGGAATGTGTTGCCGCGTCATGTTTCCATTATTTTTGAAATTAATCGCCGTTTTATGGAAGATGTGAAAGCCCGTTTTCCCGGTGATGAAGATCGTCTGAAACGTATGTCAATTATCGAGGACTGCGAGTTTCCTCAGGTTCGTATGGCGTGGCTGGCTGTGGTAGGCAGTTTCACCGTGAACGGGGTTTCCTCCCTGCACGGGGAGTTGATTAAGAAGAATATTTTTCAGGATTTTGTGGAAATGTTCCCCGGCAGGTTCATTTCGGTAACCAACGGGATAACTCCGCGCAGGTGGCTTAGACAGTGTAATCAGTCACTTTCGAAGCTCATTACCGAAACGATAGGGGAGGAGTGGGTTACAGATCTTGACCAGCTGAGCAAGCTTGCTCCTCTGGCCGATGACCCTGATTTTCAGAAGCGCTGGTATGAATGCAAGCTCAAGGAAAAGAAGCGTCTCGTTGACTATGCCCGCAATGAATACGGACTTTATATGCCTGCGGACTGGATGTATGATGTGCATGTAAAGCGCATCCATGAATACAAACGCCAGCTGCTTAACGTGCTGCACGCAATAACTCTCTACTGCCGTTTGAAGCGCAACCCGAACAGCGTTGCCGTGCCGAGGCTTAAGATTTTCGCAGGTAAAGCGGCCCCCGGCTATTTTTTGGCAAAGCGCATCATCAGGTTGATCAATGCGGTGGGGGCTGTTGTCAATTCAGACCCTGCGGTAAATCATAAGCTGCGCATCGTTTTTATGCCCAACTATAGAGTTTCACAGGCGGAACGCATTATTCCCGCAACCGATCTTTCCGAGCAGATTTCATTGGCCGGGACGGAAGCTTCCGGAACCGGAAATATGAAGTTCGCCCTGAACGGTGCCTTAACCATCGGTACTCTTGATGGTGCCAATATTGAGATTATGGAAGAAGTCGGCCGGGAGCACATGTTCATTTTCGGTATGGATGCGGATGAAGTGGAAACGCGTAAACAGAACGGCTATAACCCTTCGGAAATTGCTTCAGCGGATCAGGAACTGGGCGAGGTTTTGCATTATATCGGCGATGGTACTTTTTCGGAAGGGGACCGCGAGCTTTTCCGACCGATTCTGGACGCCCTTTTTAACGGCGGGGATCAGTACATGGTTCTTGCCGATTATCGGGATTATGTCGACGCGCAGGACCGGGTGGATAAATTATGGCTGGATCGCAGCGGATGGCTACGCAGTTCCATCCTCAATACCGCCGGTTCCGGGTATTTTTCCAGTGATCGGGCTATAATGGATTACGCCCGTAATGTATGGGGAATCCGGCCCATGGATATGGAAAAATAG